One window of Plasmodium relictum strain SGS1 genome assembly, chromosome: 14 genomic DNA carries:
- a CDS encoding DNA polymerase epsilon subunit b, putative — MNTYIKENIIDNITKNDIKNINLYLTNIEEHIIKIKNEGGSIIDEVFLAFNGSISHISLYSYLYDHNINVDLDCLNFIYEHSYIEEEKVIEGKAKEEDKIVDITKFDSDMMYYIVKEYRERFEEDYNLNIKDLEKIILEYKEKIYEESIKIYKEKYSDGIKVYNIFLDLNHFYYDEKKMKFLKKKKVDSIENYNEYINSNTDVEFYELKYHLLTKKTKGHPSVLFWSDAINEIHIKDKTIIVSVDAIKLTNIEHQHIIGILGLNRDGDLVIQGVRNEIKLFINKNCIINPGIYCIGHLILLQGKMKLLNKTFYVTEIMHPPRNYDDEKNEEDLFYDFENENEKKEISEYEIIVKNNDKKQNWIIMHDIYLDNPYTFEILDKMLSLYVNTYPENELPIGFIFMGDFISLKFDYNKNFNNLYMKGFEKLSLLLISKFKLILQNCYLIFIPGKNDPCACKNSIPKFPILPYYIRKFEQNIQSFFSCKKRIIFSTNPCRIRHFNRKMIFFRHDVLNDLIWSSSINASDGDKQNLQKILISTIIGQSHIYPIPHDNRILKRYSSFLFLYPLPHFICLSDNTCNSFISYASDNTSDSIISNSDLSFTKKKTFTVYNVINHEAKRYVVPI; from the exons atgaatacatatataaaagaaaatattatcgATAATATAACGAAAAAtgacattaaaaatataaatttatacttAACTAATATTGAAGAAcacattataaaaataaaaaatgaaggaGGAAGTATCATTGATGAAGTGTTTTTAGCTTTTAATGGTTCTATTAGTCACATTTCtttatattcttatttatatGATCATAATATTAATGTCGATTTAGATTGtttgaattttatatatgagCATAGTTAtatagaagaagaaaaagtaaTAGAAGGAAAAGCTAAAGAAGAAGATAAGATAGTTGATATCACAAAATTTGATTCAGATATGATGTACTATATAGTTAAAGAATATAGAGAAAGGTTTGAAGAAGATTATAATTTGAATATAAAAGacttagaaaaaataatattagaatataaagaaaagatATATGAAGAAtcaattaaaatatacaaagaaaaatatagtgATGGTATAAAAGTATACAACATTTTTTTAGATTTAAACCACTTTTattatgatgaaaaaaaaatgaaatttttaaaaaagaaaaaagttgATTCTATCGAAAATTATAATGAGTATATAAATTCTAATACTGATGTAGaattttatgaattaaaatatcatttattaacaaaaaaaactAAAGGACACCCATCAGTTTTATTTTGGTCTGATGCAATCAAtgaaatacatataaaagataaaacaaTAATTGTTTCAGTTGATGCAATTAAATTAACAAATATAGAACACCAACATATTATTGGTATTTTAGGATTAAATAGAGATGGTGATTTAGTTATACAAGGTGTtagaaatgaaataaaattatttattaacaaaaattgCATAATTAATCCTGGTATATATTGCATTGGTCATCTTATTTTGCTTCAaggaaaaatgaaattattaaataaaactttttatGTTACTGAGATAATGCATCCACCCAG aaattatgatgatgaaaaaaatgaagaagattTGTTTTATGAttttgaaaatgaaaatgaaaaaaaagaaatatctgaatatgaaattattgtaaaaaataatgataagaAACAAAACTGGATAATTATGCatgatatatatttagataATCCATATACTTTTGAAATACTGGATAAGATGTTATCTTTATATGTAAACACTTACCCTGAAAATGAATTACCTATCGGATTTATATTCATGGGAGATTTTATAAGTTTAAAGTttgattataataaaaattttaataatctaTATATGAAAGGTTTTGAGAAATTAtctcttttattaatttcaaaatttaaattaattttacaaaattgttatttaatatttattccTGGTAAAAATGATCCATGTGCTTGCAAAAATAGTATACCCAAATTCCCAATTCTTCCTTAttatattagaaaatttgAACAGAATATtcaatcatttttttcttgtaaaaaaagaataattttttctacaAATCCATGTAGAATTAGAcattttaatagaaaaatgaTTTTCTTTAGACATGATGTCTTGAATGATTTAATTTGGAGTTCTTCAATAAATGCAAGTGATGGGGATAAacaaaatttacaaaaaattttaatatcaaCAATAATTGGTCAAAGTCATATTTATCCAATTCCACATGATAACAGAATATTAAAACGctattcttcttttttatttttatatcctTTACCTCATTTTATATGTTTATCTGATAACACTTGTAATAGTTTCATTTCTTATGCTTCTGATAATACAAGTGATTCTATTATATCAAATTCAGATTTAtcttttactaaaaaaaaaacatttactGTTTATAATGTTATAAATCATGAAGCTAAGAGGTACGTAGTACCTATCTAA